The Labilibaculum sp. sequence TCCAATTATTGTTGTAGCTATTTATAAATGTATTGTAGGTACTGCCGCAATCTCCGCCCGAAATATTCGACTTTAACCAATCGAATCTTTCCTTCCCCAATTCTACTCTTGGTCTGTTCGCATTTACCTGCGAATAAGCCTGATAATAAGATTGGATAAGAAATAGAAATAATATGATTGTCCTGAAGCCCCTCATTGATCCCGTCAGTTTAATACAAACATCAAATTACAAAAAATCGGGGAATCGAAATCTAAAAAAGATACATCGGAGACTTATTTAGAATCGCAAACTTTTGCATTTTATAAGCCTGATGAAAAAACAAGCTTGCAAAAACAAATTCAACTAAATTGCAATTTTCTGATTTAGCTTCCGTAATTCTCTTACTAAAAATATACTTGCTATAACCGCTGAACCAACATCGGATATGGGACCGGCAAACCAAACACCATCCAATCCAAGAAAAGTAGGAAGAATAAAAAGAATTGGTATCAATAAAATAACCTGACGCATCAATGTGAGCATAGCCGAAATGCCTGCTTTTCCGATAGACTGAAAATAATTTCCAACAACCACTTGAAAACCAACTACTGGTAATGCGATCAGAATAATCCGTAAGCCGTAAGAACCCATATCCAGTAACTCGGCACTGGAATTATTGAAAGCCCGCACAATTAATTCAGGAAATAACTGTACACCCAGAAAGCCAAAAATTACAATTCCGGTAGCTGCTTTCATGCACAATATCAAACATTCTTTAACCCTTGCGTAATTTTGTGCCCCATAATTGAACCCGAAAATAGGTTGGGCCGCCATATTTAGAGCCACAACAGTCATTACAATAAGCATGGCAACTGAGTTAATTACACCCATTGCAGCTATGGCGATATCGTTACTGTAAGCTACCAACTGAACGTTGAACAACGCTTGAACAAAACTTCCTGCCAATTGCATAGAAAATGGTGCAAAACCTATGGTTAAAATGTAAAAAACAATCTCCCTATTCAATTTAAAATTTGAAAACCGCAATTTTATTATGGATTTTTCACTTCTGAAATGACTAATAACCCATATGCATAAAATGAATTGTGAGATGATTGTAGCATAAGCTGCGCCTGCAACTCCCATGTCCAAAACAAAAATAAATATCGGATCGAGAATGATGTTTGTTCCTGCGCTAATGAGCATTGAATACATCGCTATTTTTGCGTTTCCTTCGGAACGGATCAAATTGTTAAGAGAAAAACCAACAACACTAAAAATGGCTCCGTAAAGAATGATGTTTAGATATTCATTGGCTACCGACATCGTATCATCGCCCACTCCAAACATCCTAAGCAGTGGATCCTTTATTAAAAATCCAATAATGGTAATAATAAGAGAAACGATGATCATGAGAACAAATGAATTTCCCAAGACCCATTCGGCTCTGCCAAAATCTTTCTTTCCCAGATTAATCGAAATCCTGACTCCTGCACCAATTCCTATCAGCATTCCAAATGCCATCATTATTAACATGATCGGAAACACCGCACTTAGACCCGATAAAGCAATTGCACCAACACCTTGGCCAATAAAAATCCGGTCGACAACATTGTACAATGAGTTAATAACTACCCCTGTAAAAGCTGGTAAGAAATACCTCCAAAGCAAGCTTTTGATGCTTGCACTCTCCAACTCCTGAACATTCTTACTATTCTTATCCATAAATTCACTTGTGACACAAAAGTATCAATTAATGACCATCTGTATTCAATTTTATCTATTAAAAAAGTATAAAAATCGGTAAATACAAGTTATTGAAGGGTAAAGCAACAACAAATGGCATGCTATCCATAATCAATTTGTAATTCTTCCTATTCTCAAATTAATTCGTCTTTGATTTTTCGGTTTCATTACAAGTGCAATATTTATTTATTATTAATATTCATGAAACTTTTGCAGATTATAAAAAAAATAATAGTTCTTTTGCGGAAATTATTTACGAAATTAAGGTCTTTTAAAAATTGCATTTAAGAATAAGATCCAAGATGTTAGAAACAGTTACTGAAATATTAAAATTTGAACTTGTAAGTATTGACAATCATAAAATCAGAGTCTTCTCTTTAGTTAGTATTTTGCTTATTTATATACTAACTAAAGTATCTCTTTATTTAATCAAGAAAACTCTGTTTCGCAAGCATAAATTTGTGAAAACAGATGCTGGCAACACTTATGCTCTTTACCAGATCATAAAATATGTAGTTTGGGTAATTGCAATCGGTCTAATGCTTGAAGCCCTAAACATAAAAGTAACGGTACTTATTGCTGGTTCTGCTGCTTTATTGGTTGGTGTTGGTTTAGGTTTGCAGCAAACTTTTAATGATATTATTTCGGGGATTATTCTCCTTTCCGAGCGATCAATCAAAATTGACGATGTATTGGAAATAGACGGAGACATAATTAAAATTCAGAGCATTGGATTACGAACCTCAAAAGGTTTAGACAGAGATGAAATTTCGGTTATTATACCTAACTCACTAATTACTACAAACAAAGTGATTAATTGGAGTCATCAATCTAAAAAAACCCGATTCCGAATTCCTGTAGGGGTAGCCTATGGTTCGGATGTTGACCTAATATTAAAAACGTTAGAAGAAAGTGCTTTTGAACATCCCGATATTTACGAAAGACAATCTATTGAAGCCCGACTTGTAAATTTTGGTGCCTCTTCATTGGATTTTGAATTGTTATTTTTCAGCAAAAACATCTTTAGAATAGGCAAGGTGAAAAGTGATATTCGTTTAATTATAAATAAGAAATTTACTGAAAAAAATATAATTATCCCTTTCAATCAATTAGATGTAAATCTGAAAAAGGAAATCTAATTGCAAATCACACCCATTTTGCTGTTTTTATTATTTTTCTTGTATTAAAAGTATAAATAGCTTTAGGTTAAGGTGCAAAAATCATAAAAAACAAGTTCGTTTCTCACCTTTCGGGAAATAATTTTACGACTGCTTCGTATCAATTACAAATTGGAATGGGGAGATATCAAAGTTAAATTCAGGGAGAAAGGCATTTAAAATTAATTTTCCTACATTAGAAAATTTTAAGATACTTCCCTACAAGAAAAATAATGAAATCACAATTGCATGAAAATAATCATTGGGAAAATTGACAGAGCTGATTTTCCAGACCTGCATTTATCAAATATTGATTTAAAAGTTGATACCGGAGCATATACGTCTTCAATTCATTGCCATCAAATTGAGGAGTATCAGTTCGGTGATGAAACACATCTAAAATTTAGACTTTTGGATCCATCACATCCAGATTATAATGAAAAAGAATTTACAGTTAAAAATTACAAAAGAAAAAGAGTTAAAAATTCTTTCGGCAAATCAGAAACCCGTTTTGTAATTGAAACAATCATTATATTATTCGATAAGGAATTCTTAATTGAACTTTCCTTAAGCGAGCGAAGTGAAATGAAATATCCGATACTGATCGGAAGAAAACTTTTAAATGGAAAATTTATTGTTGATACTTCAAAACGCAATATTTCTTTCAAATTGAAGCAAAAAAACAGCAATAAAGAATTATAGTCCATCCAATAAATGTTAATTACTTATTATGAAAATTGTTATTTTATCAAGAAATCCTAAATTATATTCTACAAAAAGATTAGTTGAAGCAGCAGAAAAGAGAGGACATGAGGTACTTGTTGTGGATCATTTAAAATGCATTATTGAAATTGAGAAAAAAAGACCAAAAATCTTCTATGATGGTGCATACCTGCAGGATGTTGACGCTATAATTCCACGAATTGGAGCTTCTGTTACCTTTTACGGATCAACAGTAGTCCGCCAATTTGAAATGATGAAAACATTTACCGCTGTTGGTTCTGAAGCATTGATAAAATCCCGGGATAAATTAAGAAGCTTACAGGTTCTTTCACGTGCCGGAGTAGGTTTACCCCGCACCGTTTTTACGAACTACACAAAAGATGTTAATCATGTAATTCAATCAGTTGGAGGAACTCCACTGGTTCTTAAACTACTGGAAGGAACGCAAGGTTTAGGTGTTGTTTTAGCGGAAACTCAAAACGCTGCCACTTCAGTTATCGAAGCATTTAATGGGCTAAAAGCGCGTGTGATTGCTCAGGAGTTTATCAAAGAATCTAAAGGCGCTGACATAAGAGCTTTTGTTGTTGACGGAAGAGTGGTTGGAGCTATGAAACGACAAGCAATTAAAGGTGAATTTCGATCTAACCTTCACAGGGGAGGATCTGCAACAATTATTGAATTGACTGATGAAGAGGAAAATACTGCAATCAAAGCAGCAAAAGCAATGGGATTAGGTATTGCTGGTGTGGACATGCTCCAATCAGCAAACGGACCTTTAGTTTTGGAGGTAAATTCATCACCAGGTTTAGAAGGTATCGAAGTTGCAACCAAAAAGGACATCGCAAAACAAATAATTAGATTCATTGAAAGGAATGTTGATTGATAAGTATACTATACTAGGCAAAGAAATTCAGAAAGGCGAGCGTGCCTTCTTAGAATTGGAAGTTGCGAAATTGCACACCCGAAATACGATTAAGGTACCTGTAATTGTAGAGCGTGCGAAAAAGGATGGCCCTACCTTGCTTTTAATGGGTGGCGTGCACGGAGATGAAGTTAATGGAGTTGCCATTGTTCGAAATATCATTCGAAAAAGATACAACAAGCCAAAAAGGGGAATGATTATCTGCATCCCCGTTTTTAACGTATTTGGTTTCCTAAATCTCCGAAGAGAATTTCCTGACGGCAGAGATTTGAACAGAATGTTCCCGGGTTTTTTAAATGGATCACTTGCCAGTCAATTTGCGTATCGCTTTACAAAAGAAATTGCACCAAAAGTAGATTATGTGATCGATTTTCATTCAGGTGGCGCTGACAGGTCAAATTCCCCTCAAATTCGATGTGTTATTAAGGAAAAAGAATCATTAAAGCTTGCTCAAATTTTTAATGCTCCATTTATTTTGAATTCTGATTACATTTCCAAATCTGTTCGCGATACTATTCGCAATTTGGGAAAAACAATTCTATTATTTGAAGGAGGAAAATCAAATGACTTGGATGAAGATGTTATTAGTTGCGGTGTTGAAGGCGCAGTAAACGTAATGAAATATTTAGGATTGCAGAATGGAGATTTGCAATTAAAACAAACACCAATTGTGATTCCTAAGGCTCAATGGTTAAGGGCTTCCAATTCAGGTATGTTTCAATTGCGGGTTGCAAATGGAAGTTGGGTCGTTAAAAAACAAATTTTAGGTGAAATAACGGATCCTTACGGAGGATATGAAAAAAAAGTAATTGCTCCGTTTGATTGTTATGTGTTTTGTGTAAATACTGCACCTATGGTGCACAAAGGAGATGCTCTGTTTCACGTTAGTATTGAAACAGATAAATTGAGTACAGATCTTACTTCTTCAGACTATTTGGTAGAATAAAATGCACTTTACTAATCTCTATCCAACTTATGTGCATATACTAAACGATTCCAAATCATTATAACTCTTCAAAATATTATTTATTCAAATAATATTTACTTCTTTCAATACGACTCAATGCAGGCAAAAATCGTATTAAATATATAATCCTGCCAGTCAATATTAAGCTTGGAATAGTAACACAACAGCCAACCAATGACCTTGCCTGCAATTTGAAAGATTCAACAATTCGGATTTTATCCATATTTTTTTTACATCTTTATTAAAGATATCAAAGCCAAATCAATAACCCTTAAGGTATCTAACGATAAATAAATTATAATTTTAGCTGTCAAATTATACTAACCAAACAATGATGAATCCAAATAAATACTTTTCTATTCTAATTGGTAGTTTCATAATCCTTTTCATTTTATCAACGAACCTCTCTCTGGCACAGGACGTTGATCCCAACAGGACTCAAGTTCCATTTTCAACAGACACACAAAATTTCACTGTTTGGAATGGGGAAAACTATGTGCCTTTTTTTATTAAAGGAATTAACCTTGGCGTTTCAATTCCCGGAACATTCCCCGGCGAACTGGCTGCAAGCAAAGATCAATATGCTCGCTGGATAGAGGATATTCATGATGTAGGTTTTAACTGTATTAGAGTCTACACACTTCATTACCCTCGTTTTTACGAAGCTTTAAAAGAATTTAACGATGCAAATCCAGCAAGTCCGATGTATATAATGCATGGTGTTTGGCTGGAAGAAGAGTTAAGTGGGTACACCCAAGATTTACATGAATTAAATGAGGTATTCAATCAGGAAATTAAAGACGTACTCGACTGTATTCACGGAAATAACAGTATAGATCACCGTTTTGGAAAGGCCTACGGTTTATACACCGCTGATGTATCGCCTTGGATAATGGCTTATATTATTGGTCGAGAGATTCACCCTGCTGAAATTGAAGAGACCAACACTAAACATGCCGGCCAAACATCATTTTCAGGTACTGCTTTTAAGTTGGCAGGTGCATCTCCGTCCGAAGTTTGGGCAGCATCCCATTTAGAATCTCTTGTGCTATACGAACGCAACAATTACAATACAGAGCGTCCTGTTAGTATTTCCAGCTGGCCTACTTTGGATCCCTTAACACATCCAACAGAAACTACAACAGATGAAGACAAGCAATCATTGGATTTAGCCAACTTAGATTTATCGGGAGCACCTGCCGGTTATTTTGCCAGCTTTCACGCATACCCATATTATCCTGATTTTATTAGCGAAGATCCCGGCTATAAACAATACTCCGATCCCCTTGGTCCGAACAGTTATTTGGGTTATATCAGCGATCTCAAGAATCATTATAAAAATTTCCCGGTTCTTATTGCCGAAATTGGAACCCCTTCAAGTTGGGGAATTGCACATTATGCATCCAATGGAATGAATCATGGTGGTTGTTCAGAAATTGAACAAGGACTCAATTTCCTAAGACTTCTTGATAATATTGAAGAAGCAGGTTGCGCAGGAGGAATACAATTTTCATGGATAGATGAGTGGTTCAAACGAACCTGGATTACCGATGCTTTTGATTTCAATCCTGAAGCAAGAATACTTTGGCACAATATTACCGCTGCAGAACAAAATTTTGGTTTAATCGCATTTCGACCGGCAGAAACCACCTACACCGAATTAGAAGATTTTGGCACCAATAAACCCATAAAAAAAATCCTTACTTCTGCAGACTATGATTTTTTCAACATTCGTTTGATGCTTGAAAAAGAGCTTTCGAACATTGATACCATTTGGATGGCAATTGACACCTATGATGCCAACTTGGGCGAATCGATATTGCCTTCGGGAACTACGATTACCAACAGAGCGGAATTTGCCCTACGTATCACCAACTATTCTGCCGAATTATTTGTAACTCAGGCTTATGATTTATTTGGTTTATGGCATGGTGTTTCAGAAGACAAGCAGCTTTATCATTCTGTTGCAACAGATGGAGCTCCATGGAATCTGGTTCGCTGGAAGAATAATGACGAAAACTATGAAATACAATACGTTGGAAATTTAAAAACCCGGAGAACAGAACTACCTCCTTCAAGTTTGGATGCTGTCATCATCTCAAATGATTCAATTGACATTCATCTTCCCTGGTCGTTATTACAGGTTACCGACCCTGCTAATGCAAAAGTGATGAATGATGACAGAGCCACACCAGAAACAGAAGAAGCCATCTCTGATGGCATAGCCCTAAGCGTTCTCCATAATGATGTATTACTGGAAGGAAATAATAGATTCATTTGGAGTTGGGGAATCCCAACAAACTATGTAGAAGTGAAAAAGCAATCATACTATGTTGTAAAAGATGGATTGATTGAATTTAATAATGTACCAATTGCATATACTGATAGATATTCAACAAATCAGGGCGAAAATCTGATAATTGATGCTGAAAATGGACTCTTGGCCAATGACTTTGATTTTGATGGCAATTCATTCTATTCAGAATTATCCGAATTCTGCGAAAATGGCTTTGTTTTCCTTTCAGAAGATGGATCCTTTGAATACATTCCTGATACTGGCTACAGTGGTGAAGATTTTTTCACATACCGCGCTTTCGACGATAATGGCCACTCAATTAAGACAAAAGTGACTATTAATATCACTCCTGTTACTGCTGTTGATGATTTTACAAAAGAAGATTTTGCACTTGCTGTTTACCCAAATCCCGTAAGCACATTTTTACGTATTGATTTGCCAAATAATCGACCAACTCAATTGCGAATAATCAATCTAAAAGGATCTATTATTTACCAGAAACAAATAAGCGACACAAAGCACATCATTGATGTTCATTCATTTTCAAAAGGTGTTTACTTACTCAATATCCAAACAAGCAATAATCTACTGAGCAAAAAAATCATCATCAATTAAGGAAAACAATGAATACAAAAAAAAACCTCGTTCAACGAACGAGTTTTTTTTTACCTGCTAATATTGTTAGATATCTTTCTCTGAGTGCTGGACTCCACTTCCTCTTTTTTTAGTTTTTAACACATTGTACTTTTTACCAAAATTATATCGGAAGGTCAAATTTGCCACCCTATTTTCAAAATTGTACTTCATTCTTTGAGTAAAACGATCTCCTGAAGTATTTACATTATACTTACTGCTATTTAAAACATCGTAAATCCATAAAGATATACTTGCTTTGCCTTTCATTATTCTCTTACCAAAAGCGAAATCTACTTGAAAGGATTGATCGTAATTTCCTTGAACAACAGGCATATCAGAGTCATAACGCAAAGTTGTTTGAAAATTGAACCACTTAGGTATTCGCATGGTTGAAGTTAGCTTTCCAAAAAAACCAAAATCGTCATTGGTAGAAAAACTCACTTTAGCAGAGGGTGTATACTTTTGATAGATTCCGGACAAGTAGGAATTAACACTCCACCATTTGTTAAATTTTGTAGATATATTAAAATCAACACCTGCATATTGTAGATTTCCAACATTCTCATAAGTCACAATCGCCACATTGCTTTCATTAACAGAACGATACTGTCTTATGATATTATCCTTGTACTGATAATACAAATTTGTAGTATAGGTTATCTTATCTCTTTTGTAAACAAAAGTTAACTCCGGCATATGCGTATAATAGGCTCCCAATTCTTTAGAACCCAATCTCTGATTTTCCGGATCTTGAAGATTTTGAAATGGATTCAACATTCTGGAATCAGGACGATAAACCATTTTAGAATAAGTCAGCAATACCTGCTTATTGTCGGATAATTTATAGGAAAGATGTACGCTGGGGAAAAAGTCTAAATAATCGTCATTATACGCTTTATTCGTCTCAATATCCGAATACTCAGACCGCAAACCAAACTGATATCCAAAATCTCCTTTCTCTCCACTAAATTGAAAATACAAACCATGAATGCTCTCTTTATAATTAAACGCAGTAGATAAATCAATAGGCTCATTGTACTTTATCTCATTCGTTCGGTACAAATATCCGGTTTCTATCGAACCCACTTCACCTAAAGGCTGTTTGTAATCCATTTGAATAATTGCTTCCTCGCGGTTAGAATTGAAAAAGTCACTAGTATTCCCTTCTACTTCATCAGTATAATTTCCGTAATTTTCTGCTTTATTACTTGTATAGCTTGCATCAAAAGAAAATTCCTGTCCTTTTCTATCAAACTTACGAATATAAGAGGCGTTGTACACCCAGGAATTCAAATCAATATCAACAGCACTTTCACGGGATGTTTCATTTGAAAAAGTACTACTGGTAATTAAATTCCGTGAATAGTTATAGATTCCATTCCGATTTTGCTTCACATTTCGATTGGTAACAGAAAAACTCACGGTGTTCTTATCATTTATTAAATAATCCATGCCCAATTGTCCAATGTGACTTCTATCGCCTAAATCGACATCGGCACGGCTATTCAACATCTCAACATTATTGTCTATTTCTGTAAATCGTGATAATTCATAATCTCTGCCAGACCAATCGTTTCGATAGCTGTATGATCCTGACAAATTGATCTTTCCGGTTCGTAAATTAAGTGCAGTCCGACCCGAATGCTTGTTGATCGTACCAATGGTGGCGGAAGCATTTCCATTAAACCCCTTGGCTCTATCCGTCTTCATAATAATGTTTACAATCCCAGCAGAACCTGAGGCATCATATTTTGATGATGGACTCGTAATTACTTCAACCCGATCAACATCTGCTGCCGGCATGTTACTCAAAACATCTTCAGGACTCATTCCAAGTAATCCACTTAATTTCCCATCGATCAATATTTTCACGTCAGAACTTCCACGTAATTGTATTCCACCGTTAGCAGTAACATTTAACTTAGGAATTGTGGCTAAAACTTCATTTATAGTACCTCCATCAGAAACTGGTGATTTAGATACATTGTAAACGATTTTGTCTAATTCGATTCTGGCAAAATCACGATTCCCGGTAACTTCCACTTCCGTTATCCTTTGAGTATTGGCACGTAAAGTAAGTGGTTTAGACAAGAATAGCTTTTCATTTTCTTTTAAAAGAATTGGCTTACTGCTATAGCTCTCAAATCCAAGATATTCAACTCTGTAATAGCAGTTTAAGCTCTCTAATCCAGCTAGTTCAAACTCTCCTTTTCTATTTGTGATAGTTCCCTTAACCAATAAAGAATCAGGTAAGGAATAAATTGATACTGTGGCATACTCAAGAGGCTTTTGATGTTCGTTTTCGACAACAATACCATTCAAACCTGAATTTGTTGCAGTTTTTGCTGAATCCTGGGCATATAAATGCACTGAGGGGCTTAAAAAAAACAGAAGGACCGGCAATAATCCATTTCTGTAATTAAGTTTTAGATTCATTTGTAGTGTGTAAATTAGTTAGTGTACCTAGTAATATGTTGCACAAAAGTAGAAAATTTATGTTATTAAACAATTAAATTTAAAAAAACTTTCCCATCAATTTACAAACAGAAACAATCAGTTTGTCATCAGTTTACATGTACTCGCACCAAAAACACCACAAACACTGATTGTTCGACTAAGCCAACAAAAACTCAGTACAATTTAGTGTAAACATATTTAACAAAGGAAACCTGAAAAACAACTAACTATTTTTCAAAATTGTTTTTCAAGCCAGATGTAATGTCAAAAACATCTTGCTTTTGATATAAAAAAAGCATCAATTCGTGAAAGAATGATGCCTGCCATATAAAAATATAGTCAACGATTAAATTTCCAATTGCAACTTCAATTGCTTAAATCCATTTCGACTGACGTTTAAACTTTCCCCGGTTTTTAAAATTACTATCCAATGATCCTTCTCATAAGGTTGCAATTGAACTATCTGATCAATCTTCACCAAATATGTACGATGTATCCTGCAAAACTCATTCGGGTTTAAATGGCTTTCAAAATATTTCATTGTCTTTTGCTTCAGGTATCTTCCCTCATTGGTATAAATCATCACATAATCGTCCTGAGCCTCAAAATATTTTATTTTATCGATTGCAATTACATCAATTTTATTTCTTGATTTCACCACCACCCGAGTCAATAACTCTTCCGAGGAATCGTTGTGCTTCTTTATTTTTTCAATTTGTTCTTCGCTCGTCACAGAATTTAAAATGCGTTCCTTCACCTTTCGCACTGCATCTTGGAAACGCTCATTAGAGAATGGTTTGAGCAAATAATCAATTGCATTGTGCTCAAATGCTTTTATTGCATATTCATTATAAGCTGTCGTAAACACAATATTGCAAGACTTATCAAGTAATTCCAACATTTCGAAACCTGTCAGTTTAGGCATCTGAACATCCAAAAACACCAAATCAGGATCCAATTCATTAATTGCTTTTAAGCCTTGAAATCCATCAGAATATTCACCTAAAATTTGAATGTCCTGATCAACTTCCAAATACGACCGAACCAGATTTCTGGCCAATGTTTCATCATCTATGATAATTGCTTTAATTGCTTCCATATCTTTATATAATTTGCGGAAATTCCAGATGAACAGTAAATTGATCTTCTCCTTTGACAATTCGCATCAAATCGGCACGGCCGTAAATTAAATGCAAGCGTTCCTGTATGTTACGCAATCCAATACCATTTCCCCTTGCAGGGATCGATTCAGGATCAAAATTATTGCTGATACTAATTTTTAAAATATCATTCCCGCAACTGCACTTTGTTTGTACACAAACCGGATCAAGACTTTCGTGCACACCATATTTAATCGCATTTTCATACAAAGGCTGCAAAATGAGATTTGGAATTTTCAGTTGCCCGCAATTGATCGAAAGATCAAAATGAAGCTGCAGACGATCCCCAAAACGGACTTTCTCAATCT is a genomic window containing:
- a CDS encoding LytTR family transcriptional regulator DNA-binding domain-containing protein, with the protein product MEAIKAIIIDDETLARNLVRSYLEVDQDIQILGEYSDGFQGLKAINELDPDLVFLDVQMPKLTGFEMLELLDKSCNIVFTTAYNEYAIKAFEHNAIDYLLKPFSNERFQDAVRKVKERILNSVTSEEQIEKIKKHNDSSEELLTRVVVKSRNKIDVIAIDKIKYFEAQDDYVMIYTNEGRYLKQKTMKYFESHLNPNEFCRIHRTYLVKIDQIVQLQPYEKDHWIVILKTGESLNVSRNGFKQLKLQLEI